A single genomic interval of Microbacterium sp. zg-Y1090 harbors:
- a CDS encoding CPBP family intramembrane glutamic endopeptidase, giving the protein MKTVVPAARPLVSLATVPALLVCLAAPAFFVLLQPLLGWGLLIAGLVAAVLVERRGGRDAARAASDTRPPSLVRDLSLIAAGMVVVSLIDLKAELDNAAMVRFTLALGGAVVVPYVISRWVYRDRAISFPWHGGGRWTTFQWVWLVLVLVLGWLILPFYFITSGVYMNWPVVDTPDLIARLFVGVGAVGIWDELFFICTVFALLRRHFADLSANLLQAIVFVSFLWELGYREWGPALTIPFALLQGYIFLRTRSLAYVVTVHLLFDAVVFAVLVHAHNPGMLDAIFFVSP; this is encoded by the coding sequence GTGAAGACGGTCGTCCCGGCGGCTCGGCCGCTCGTGTCGCTGGCGACGGTGCCGGCTCTGCTGGTGTGTCTGGCCGCGCCGGCGTTCTTCGTGCTGCTGCAGCCGCTGCTCGGCTGGGGGCTGCTGATCGCGGGGCTCGTCGCCGCCGTTCTGGTGGAACGGCGGGGTGGGCGCGATGCCGCGCGCGCGGCATCCGACACCCGTCCGCCCAGCCTCGTGCGCGACCTGTCCCTCATCGCCGCCGGCATGGTCGTCGTGAGTCTCATCGACCTCAAGGCCGAGCTCGACAACGCCGCGATGGTGCGCTTCACGCTCGCTCTGGGCGGCGCCGTCGTGGTGCCGTACGTGATCTCCCGCTGGGTGTATCGCGACCGGGCGATCTCCTTCCCGTGGCACGGGGGAGGGCGGTGGACCACCTTCCAGTGGGTGTGGCTGGTGCTCGTGCTGGTGCTCGGGTGGCTGATCCTGCCGTTCTACTTCATCACGTCGGGCGTCTACATGAACTGGCCGGTGGTGGACACCCCCGACCTCATCGCGCGCCTGTTCGTCGGCGTCGGCGCCGTCGGCATCTGGGACGAGCTGTTCTTCATCTGCACCGTGTTCGCGCTGCTGCGTCGGCACTTCGCCGACCTGTCGGCCAACCTGCTGCAGGCGATCGTGTTCGTGTCGTTCCTGTGGGAGCTGGGCTACCGCGAGTGGGGGCCGGCGCTGACGATCCCGTTCGCGCTGCTGCAGGGCTACATCTTCCTGCGCACGCGCTCGCTCGCGTACGTCGTGACGGTGCACCTGCTGTTCGACGCGGTGGTGTTCGCGGTGCTGGTGCACGCCCACAATCCGGGGATGCTCGACGCGATCTTCTTCGTCTCGCCCTGA
- a CDS encoding DUF3097 domain-containing protein, which translates to MDDRYGGDVLAPGWRTVGKREIPQVPANRGLVVEVAGDGFCGAVTGVQSGLVELEDRVGRRRQFPLGGGFLIDGDPVRLTAPTAGPKPRTRTASGSFAAPEQRARVARASRILVEGRHDAELVEKVWGADLRVEGVVVEYLEGIDLLEQTLRDEPPGPQRRYGVLVDHLVPGSKEQRIADAVARGPHGAHVMVVGHPHVDVWECVTPRAVGIPAWPTVPRGIDWKTGVCRALGWPAEEQADIARAWQRILGSVHTFRDLDPALLGRVEQLIDFVTEEG; encoded by the coding sequence ATGGACGATCGATACGGCGGCGACGTGCTGGCACCCGGGTGGCGCACCGTGGGGAAGCGCGAGATCCCCCAAGTGCCCGCGAACCGCGGCCTGGTGGTCGAGGTGGCCGGCGATGGATTCTGTGGGGCGGTCACCGGCGTGCAGTCGGGCCTGGTGGAGCTGGAGGATCGGGTGGGGCGCCGTCGGCAGTTCCCGCTCGGCGGCGGCTTCCTCATCGACGGCGACCCCGTGCGCCTGACGGCGCCCACCGCTGGCCCGAAGCCCCGCACGCGCACGGCATCCGGATCTTTCGCCGCGCCCGAACAGCGCGCCCGGGTGGCGCGGGCCAGCCGCATCCTCGTCGAGGGGCGTCACGACGCGGAGCTCGTCGAGAAGGTGTGGGGCGCCGACCTGCGGGTCGAGGGTGTCGTCGTGGAGTACCTCGAGGGCATCGACCTGCTCGAGCAGACCCTGCGCGACGAGCCTCCCGGCCCGCAGCGCCGCTACGGGGTGCTCGTGGACCACCTCGTGCCGGGATCGAAGGAGCAGCGCATCGCGGATGCCGTCGCCCGCGGCCCCCACGGCGCGCACGTGATGGTCGTCGGTCACCCGCACGTGGACGTCTGGGAGTGCGTGACACCGCGAGCCGTCGGCATCCCCGCCTGGCCGACCGTGCCCCGCGGGATCGACTGGAAGACGGGCGTCTGCCGCGCGCTGGGGTGGCCGGCCGAGGAGCAGGCCGACATCGCGAGGGCCTGGCAGCGCATCCTCGGGAGCGTCCACACCTTCCGCGACCTCGACCCGGCGCTGCTGGGGCGGGTGGAGCAGCTGATCGACTTCGTCACCGAAGAGGGCTGA
- the trmB gene encoding tRNA (guanosine(46)-N7)-methyltransferase TrmB, with product MPDPEPDADPTVPADDAPDAPFRKRTVSFVRRSGRMTEAQERAWSDLAPFYALPLERDGATTSVRAGSEIDPASVFGRAAPLVVEIGSGQGHAIVHAAAARPDGDFIAVEVFKAGLARTMLDAERAGVRNLRVVEANAPEVLEHLLPEASVDELWVFFPDPWHKHKHTKRRLIAPPFPALAARVLRDGGVLRLATDWEDYALQMRDVMADAADFEPAFDGDWAPRYPGRVVTAFERKGAAKGRAIRDLSYRRKARS from the coding sequence ATGCCGGATCCTGAGCCCGACGCGGACCCGACCGTCCCCGCCGACGATGCCCCCGACGCCCCGTTCCGCAAGCGCACGGTCTCGTTCGTGCGTCGCAGCGGCCGCATGACCGAGGCGCAGGAGCGTGCCTGGAGCGATCTCGCCCCGTTCTACGCCCTGCCGCTCGAGCGCGACGGCGCGACGACCAGCGTGCGTGCGGGCTCGGAGATCGACCCGGCATCCGTCTTCGGCCGCGCCGCGCCTCTCGTCGTCGAGATCGGATCAGGCCAGGGTCACGCCATCGTGCACGCCGCCGCCGCCCGACCGGACGGCGACTTCATCGCCGTCGAGGTCTTCAAGGCGGGCCTGGCCCGCACCATGCTCGACGCCGAGCGTGCCGGCGTGCGCAACCTGCGTGTCGTCGAGGCCAACGCGCCCGAGGTGCTCGAGCACTTGCTGCCGGAAGCGTCGGTGGATGAGCTGTGGGTGTTCTTCCCCGACCCGTGGCACAAGCACAAGCACACCAAGCGCCGATTGATCGCCCCGCCCTTCCCCGCGCTCGCCGCGCGCGTGCTCCGCGACGGCGGCGTGCTGCGCCTGGCCACCGACTGGGAGGACTACGCCCTCCAGATGCGCGACGTCATGGCGGATGCCGCCGACTTCGAGCCCGCCTTCGATGGCGACTGGGCGCCGCGCTACCCCGGACGGGTCGTCACCGCCTTCGAGCGCAAGGGCGCCGCGAAGGGCCGCGCCATCCGCGACCTGTCGTACCGGCGCAAGGCGCGCTCGTGA
- a CDS encoding DMT family transporter, translated as MSWIVLVVSGVLEAVWATALGKSEGFTKLWPSVVFGVALVLSMGGLAYAMREISTGTAYAVWVGIGASITVAYAMVTGDEAFSLVKFLLILGLVGCIVGLKLVSPE; from the coding sequence ATGTCATGGATCGTCCTTGTCGTGTCGGGAGTGCTCGAGGCCGTCTGGGCGACCGCCCTCGGCAAATCCGAGGGGTTCACCAAGCTCTGGCCGTCGGTGGTGTTCGGCGTCGCGCTGGTGCTGAGCATGGGCGGCCTCGCCTACGCGATGCGCGAGATCTCCACCGGCACCGCCTACGCGGTGTGGGTGGGCATCGGGGCGTCGATCACGGTGGCGTACGCGATGGTCACCGGGGACGAGGCCTTCTCGCTCGTGAAGTTCCTGCTGATCCTGGGGCTCGTGGGCTGCATCGTCGGGCTGAAGCTCGTCAGCCCCGAGTAG